The region AGCACGATGTCGCGCCAGCCGACGTCCTGGGTGCCCATCTGGACCAGGGTCTCGTAGGCGTAGAGGGACTTGATGTGCAACAGCCAGTGCAGCCGGTCCTTCGTGCCGAAGGTCTCCTCGTAGACGAAGACGGTCACGATCCCGGCGTAGTTGGTGTTGAGGTACTCCGACAGCTCGCGGGCGAACAGCCTGCCCTCCGAGCGGAACTCCGGCCGCAACTGCCCGACGCGCTCCACGACGACGCCGGCGTTGCCCGAGTGCAGGATCGCGTGGCGGGCGATCGACGTCTGGTCCTGCGCCGTCGGCAGGACGAACGGCGGGCTCGATGTTGTTGTCATCGAAGGCTCCTCGGCTCTCAGTGTCGGCTTCGGGGGTGCGGCTGACGCCCCGGCCACGCTAACGACGGGGTCCGGCCGGGCTCTGCTCATTACTGGTCACCGCCCCGCGCGGGAGCTTCGGCGCCGCACTTCCTGGCGCCGCCCTTCCGGCGCTGCCGTTCCGGCGCTGCCCTTCCTGCGCAAGCACGTCCGCCGCGCCGCGCATGAGCAGCCCGGCGACCCGGTCGACGTGCCGCGCGCGCCAGTCGGCCAGTTCCGTGCCGTGCACCAGGCGGTTGAACGCGCCGATCGCCGGTCCGGTGTGGACCTGGAAGCTCGCGCGGTCACCGGGGTCGCCGCGCAGCGCGGCGGCGGAGGTGTGCGCGAAGTACCAGCGGAACGCCAGCGCGGTGCGGCGCCGGGGGTCTGCGGTCTCGACCAGTTCGGCACGACCGGTGTCGCGGTAGTGCTGTTCGGTGTCCCGCCAGACCTCGGCGAACGTGCGGCGGAACGTGGTGCGCTCGACGCTGTCGCGGATCCGCTGCGGGATCTCGTCCCAGCACCCGTGCCGTTGGTAGAGCTGGAAGAGCTGGTTCGCGCGTGCGGCGAACATCGTGCCCCGGCGCAGCACTTGGACGCGTGCGCCGGTCTCGAACATGTCGCCCGCGGGCGCGTACGCGGTGTCCTGCACGCCGGCTTCCGCCAGCAGGTCCTTGACCAGGTCGGAGGTCGCGGCCTCGGGTGTGGCCTGGTTGACCGACCCGGTGACCACGAAGTCCGCGCCGAGCACGAACGCGGCGGCCACGGCGGTGGGCGTGCCCAGCCCGCCGGCGGCCCCGACCCGGACGCGTTTGGCGTAGCCGTGCCCGACCATCGCGCGGTCGCGCAGCAGGACCAGGTCGGGCACGACGGTCAGCGCCGGGCGGGCGTCGGTGTGCCCGGCGGAGTCGGCTTCGGCGCACAGGTCACCGGCGACCGGGAGCCGGCGCGCGGCGTGCGCCTCCTCGCGGGTGAGCGCGCCGGAGCGGACCAGGTCGTCGAGCAGCGCGGGCGGCGGTGGGGCCAGGAAGGCTTCGGCCACTTCGGGGCGTGAGACCTTGGCCAGGAGGTTGCGCACGGCGACGGGCGTGCCGTCCGGGGTGGTGTGCGCGCCGGCGAACCGGAAGCGCACCAGCGGGGCCGTGACCCCGGTGAACCCGGCCGCCTCGACGTGCCGGACGTCCGCGCGCACGTACAGGTCGGCCAGCCGCCGCTCCAGCGCCGGGTTGTCGGGCATGGCCAGCAGGTTCATCCCGAACCGGCCCGGTCCGGGCGCGGCGGTCAGCTCGTCCAGCGCGCGTTCCACCTCGTCGTGGGCGAGCCCGCCCGCGCCGAAGAAGCCGAGCAGGCCCGCCTCGCCCATCCGGCGCACCAGCGCCACCGAGGCGATGCCCCGGAACATCGAGCCGGACAGGTAGGCCCAGCGCACGCCGTAGTCGGCGCGGAACGCCGCGTCGCCCAGGGTTTCCGGGCCGGGCGGCGCGGGCAGCGCCTCGGCGACCGGCCGCCACAGGTCGGTGAGCACGCGGCCGGGGCCCAGCTCGCGGACCGACCGCACGCCGGCGGCGGCCAGCCCGTCCATGGTCTCGCGCCACCGGACCGGGCTGCGCACCTGGAGCGCCAGCAGGTCGCCGATCAGCGCCGGGTCGTGCGGCCGGGCGGTCACGTTGGAGAACACCGGCACCTCGGGCGGCGCGAACCGCACCCCGGCCAGCACCTCCTCGAACTCGCGCGCGGCGGCGCGCATGTACCGGGAGTGGAAGGCGGCGGTGACGGCCAGCGGCACGCACCGGCCGGCCTTCGCGGCGCGGACGGCGGCCGTCGCCGCGGCCAGCGAGTCCGGCGGCCCGGACAGCACGACCTGGGTGGCGGAGTTGTCGTTGGCCACGTCCACGTCGTCCACGCCCGCCTCGGCCAGCAGCCCGCGCAGCCGGTCCGGGCGCACGCCCACCACGGCCACCATGCCGCCGCCGGAGGCCCGGGACATCACCTCGCCACGCCGGCACACCAGCGTCAGCGCGGTCTCGAAGTCCAGGCAGCCGGCGGCGAACAGCGCGTTGTACTCGCCGAGGCTGTGCCCGGCCAGGAAGTCCGGCGGACCCTCGTCGCGCACGGCGAGGTAGCTCAGGGCGTTGACGACGAACAGCGCGGGCTGCGCGTAGCGCGTGTCCCGCAGGAGGTTGTCGGGGTCCTCTTGGCACAGGCGCGCGACCGGCAGCCCGAGGACCCGGTCGGCGGTGGCGCGGTGCTCGGGGAAGCGGTCGAACAGCTCGCCGCCCATCCCCCGGCGCTGCGCGCCCTGCCCCGGGAACACCCAGGCGGTTTTCGGCGTGGACACGCCTGGACTGTCCTGCCCCGGGCCGGGCGCGGGCTGCCCAAGGTTGAGCAGCACCACGCCGGCGGACCCGCTTAGCGTGGGCCGACACCGTCCGACGTCGGAGCGGGGAGCCACATGGACGACCAGGCCGGCGTCGCCGACGCCATCACGACCATCCTCGGGGTGCTCGCGCGCGTGCTGCCGCCGGGCACCCCGGTGGCGGCCGACACCCCGCTGGTGACGCTCGGCCTCGGGTCGCTCGCCGCCGCGCGGGTGCTGCTGGAGGTCGGCTCGGCGCTGGGCGCGGAGCTGCCGATGGACGCCACCCGCACGTGCCGCGACGCGCGGGAGCTGGCGGCGCTCGCGGTCGGCTCGCGCAACCACGGCGGGCTGCGCCCGCAGGTGCGGGCCACGCCGTCGGCGCGCCACGAGCCGTTCCCGCTGACCCCGTTGCAGGAGGCGTACCTGCTGGGCAAGAGCCTGGGCGCGGACGGGATCGGCTGCCACGTCTACCGCGAGTTCGCGGTGCCGGACCTGGACCTCGACCGGCTGCGCGCGGCGTGGGGCAGGCTGGTCGAGCACCACGACGCGCTGCGCCTGGTGACGACCGCCGATGGCCGGCAGCGGATCGTGCCGGACGCGCCGCCGTGGACGATGCCGGTGCACGACGACGTCCTGGCCGTGCGGAACCGGCTGTCGCACCGCGCGTACCGCGCCGACGAGAGTCCGCTGTGGAGCGTCGAGGCCACCCGGAACCCGGACGGCTCGGGCGTGCTGCACTTGAGCGTGGACGCGCTCGTCACCGACGGCGCGGGGCTGGAACTGCTCGTGGACCAGCTCCGGGCGTGCTACGACGACCCGGCGTGCGTGCTGCCCGGCGGCGGTTTCGGGGTTCGGGACCTCGTAGTCGCGCTCGGCGAGCACCAGTCCGGTGACACCTGCCGGGCGAGTTTGGGCTACTGGATGGACCGGCTGCGCGACCTGCCGCCCGGTCCCGCGCTGCCGGCCGGCGACACCCCGCCGGACAACCGGCGGACCCCGCACACGGCCGAGCTGACGCCGCGCGAGTGGGCGGCGGTGCGGGACTGGGCGGCCGAGGCCGGCGTGTCGGCGACCTCGCTGGTGCTGACCGTGTTCACCGAGGCGCTTCAGCGGGTGTGCGACGAGCCGAAGTTCTCCCTGGTGCTCACCACCAGCAGCAGGCTCGTGCTGCCGGCCGCGGCGGACACCGTGGTCGGCCCGTTCACCTCGACCGCGATCTTCGTCGCCGAACCGTCCGCCGGGCTGCCGCTGACCGAGGCCGCGAAGCGGGTGCACGGTCGGCTGCGCCGCGACCTGGACCACGCGGCCGTGCCCGGCGTCGCGGTGCTGCGGGCGATGCGCGCGCAACGGCTGCCGGTCCCCGACGCCCTGCCGGTCGTGTTCACCAGCTTGATCGGCGTCGGCGGGGGCAAGGCGGAAGGGTCATACGCGCTCAGCCAGACCACCGGCGTCACGCTCGACGCGCAGGTTGCCGAACGTGACGGCGGTCTGGTCGTGCGCTGGGACGTGGTGGACAGCGCCTTCCGACCCGGTGTGGTCGAAGGCGCGTTCGGGTGGTTCGTGAACGCGTTGCGCTGGCTGTGGCCCGGCACCG is a window of Saccharothrix espanaensis DSM 44229 DNA encoding:
- the fabD gene encoding ACP S-malonyltransferase, whose translation is MSTPKTAWVFPGQGAQRRGMGGELFDRFPEHRATADRVLGLPVARLCQEDPDNLLRDTRYAQPALFVVNALSYLAVRDEGPPDFLAGHSLGEYNALFAAGCLDFETALTLVCRRGEVMSRASGGGMVAVVGVRPDRLRGLLAEAGVDDVDVANDNSATQVVLSGPPDSLAAATAAVRAAKAGRCVPLAVTAAFHSRYMRAAAREFEEVLAGVRFAPPEVPVFSNVTARPHDPALIGDLLALQVRSPVRWRETMDGLAAAGVRSVRELGPGRVLTDLWRPVAEALPAPPGPETLGDAAFRADYGVRWAYLSGSMFRGIASVALVRRMGEAGLLGFFGAGGLAHDEVERALDELTAAPGPGRFGMNLLAMPDNPALERRLADLYVRADVRHVEAAGFTGVTAPLVRFRFAGAHTTPDGTPVAVRNLLAKVSRPEVAEAFLAPPPPALLDDLVRSGALTREEAHAARRLPVAGDLCAEADSAGHTDARPALTVVPDLVLLRDRAMVGHGYAKRVRVGAAGGLGTPTAVAAAFVLGADFVVTGSVNQATPEAATSDLVKDLLAEAGVQDTAYAPAGDMFETGARVQVLRRGTMFAARANQLFQLYQRHGCWDEIPQRIRDSVERTTFRRTFAEVWRDTEQHYRDTGRAELVETADPRRRTALAFRWYFAHTSAAALRGDPGDRASFQVHTGPAIGAFNRLVHGTELADWRARHVDRVAGLLMRGAADVLAQEGQRRNGSAGRAAPGSAAPKLPRGAVTSNEQSPAGPRR